Below is a window of Gossypium hirsutum isolate 1008001.06 chromosome A12, Gossypium_hirsutum_v2.1, whole genome shotgun sequence DNA.
GGAGACCACTGTCGGAAATTATGGTGGGTGGTTGAGAAGTTGGAGCTTTTGAAACAGCTCGAGTGCTATTCTGGATGATGGGTGATTGAACAGGCTGGGCAGCATTGCTTGCAATCGATGCATCTGATGCTCCTATGAGAAAAATAAAGGCAAATgcaaataacataaatataatcACGTTTCTTCAACTGTAAACCTATAAAGCTAAGcaagtttaagaaatttaaatCATACCCTGTAGCTGGGGTTGTAAATGAGCGCCATTTTGTTTGGTGCGGGCAGCAGAAGTATTACTAGACTCGGTAGAGTTCGCGGCCAGTGAATTTAACCGGTATTGCCCTCCTTGTGCATTGTTAGACTTCTTAAGACTATTGTACGATTACCAAGCGAACAGCAAAATAAAATCACGAAATCATGGAATTGCCTAGAAAACCTTAATCCTATGAACCCTAAATAATCTGGCAATCAAAACGGAAAGAGACACAGCAAAACAAACTGAAAAGCGCAAAGCATGATGATCAGTTGTTATTACCTTCGATTggaagataaagaagaagaagaagatgaaggagACCGCGAGGGGGCAGGGCCGCCGCCAGCGCCCTTACTGTAAACGCCTGAGGAGGACCGCTGTTGATTAAAACTGGCTGATCGCCCGGATTTTCGGTATTGTTGCTCGCTTTTATCCGACCTAGATTGATTGAAGGACATATCCCACACTTGATTCCACCTATTgccctccttttttttttgtttaccttCTTTTTATCTCTGCATCCAAACAGATCGCAAAATCCATGAAATTAAAGAAACAGCAATAAGATCAAACAGCAAAAGACAGTACCTGTGAACTCCAAAGAGTTTGCAGAGAGAAAGagaattagggtttcttttaatGGCTAGTCGTAGAAGATGAAAAaagctttattttttaaaataaatagaaagagaaagagaaagagaaagaaagataagccaaattaaaaaagagagagttACTGGGAAGAGGAATATGGTCAAAAAGTCGGAAGTTTTAGGAGGTGAAAAACAGTGGGAGGTGAAAAACAGAAAACAACTCGTTTTTGAGTTTTCAAGTGCGAGAGATTTCCGATACTTTTAACTGCCCTCTCTTTTATACTGCTCTTTTCACCGAcgtcttctttcttctttcttccctatttattttatttgtattactactttttattattattcggATTTTcctaatgtttttattttcacataCAAATATATTTGTGGGCAGGCATTGGTTAATGCtttgtttcaaattttatttcagattttgtagtgtaaaaatgaaaaattataaaaatagtcatttttatttatctcaaattatattttagtcacttatgtttaaaattttacatttagtcacttatgttattattttattatgaagtAGTCATTTTATCGTTAAGCTCCATTACTTCCCTAACAGTGATTCTACGTGGTAGTCTAAATGGATTTTAAATACCAATTTAGATGTCCAATTGTAATAAAACgataacataaataattaaaacgtaacattttaaatataaataactaaattataatctaaaacaaataaaaataactatttttataatttacactAAAATGAAAGTAGAAACACATTCCCAAGTCAGCCGCaaacataacatacataaatGAGACTGCATTTTATGTTTGCGTGGGGATTCTTTTGGTCGAAACTGAGAATTAATAACCTTTTTTATTACGTATGGTGCGCCCAAATTTTTATCCGAAAAGTGagaagatttaaataaaaatataagtttaaaaaatgagtttagataaaaaaatgagACTCATTTTCTAAATAGATTAAGTCTTGGGTAAGTTTTTTCAACTTAGTCTAAcccgaatttgtaaaaaaaaatatttttattatttttttgttattatttgaatgttgtataattattattttattgttaatttttctattattttaaatgCAGTTACTTGTTAAATTAGacttattttagtgttatttaaatataaatatattttttaatttattaagaaatatttattttaatttttttagtgtatttaatgtattatatttttaaattttatttttatataaaaataaaattataaaaaatttaatacggatGAACTAAGCCGAGCtcagattttaatattttttatccaatctaaatttgaataaaatttaaatcctATTTTTAGAGTCCAGACGAACTAAAAAACGAGTCTAAAATTCGCCTCACCATCAACTTTTTGCACAAACCAAGTTGGGGTTAAtggatattaaatattaaattgccCTGGACTTAATAAATACAACACATCCTATTGGAGCTTTTAGAACACTCATCTGCAATAAGAAAAACTATTTAGACTCATAAACCAGGAGTCGGGACAGTAAAGGGAAAGACCTTCGCTCATTCTCTGAAGTTAACTGCATCACTGTATTAATCTGTGAAGTTTTCCGGTAATCGGGTGGCGAAGATCCGTTGCCGGATTCAGCTATATGGTGTTTCCTTTCCATCCTTTTTCAAAACAGGGATGGGCATTTCATGTTGGATGGTACACTTGGCCCTTTTTCGGTCTTGTGCTCGTGGGCTTTAGTCAATTCTTCAATGTTTGTTTTATGGACTTGTTTGGTTCTAGGCTTTACTTTGGGGTCTATCAATATCATACGTGCCCTCTAAATAAGACGTAAGATTATTGAAGCCATAAAAATAAATTGGTAAAAACATCACTTTAGTCCCTCTCAAAAAATCATAACAATTTAATTTCTATCAAAATCAAAAGTGAGAAATTAAGGAAAATTAATCATAACTTTAATGTTTTTCATTATTTATACAATTAATCATAATCTTAATGTTTTTCATCGTAACTTAAATAAGACAGTCTGCCACTGATGTGACTCATCGATCGTGGGTTTAGGTTCCAACACccgtttatttaatttttttcagtttaataaaaaattaatgttaaaatattccattaaaaaataattatttttttacgttCTACATGTATAAAATACTGTGTATTCTTTGGGTATTAGATACGGGTGTTGCCGATTACTCAGGTGGcaccataaaaaaaattattttttttaaactcaataATTGCTTCAATCATCAGTGGCAAGGGGGATGCCGTCGATTGCTTAGGTGGCACTATGGGTGCACTATTCATTCTGCCtatattgatatttaatggtggcCTTAtcctatttcaataatttttttttatattatttaggtaaaaaccccaaatttttttattggtatAGTAACAATTTTTACCTTCAAagtttacaaattctatcaatttttgtcttgatttaacaaatttagctttcaacatttacacaaattatataaacattaagagctaaatttataattaaatcaattaaagtcATGTACAAttgatcttcttctttttttgagaGAGACCAATCCTCAACATCGAAAATGAGAAAGACCCGagagatatttttatttaataaatttgaatttgattaaaaatgtaaTGTTGTAAATTGAACTTGATGTATGGTCATCCCATAATGATATGAAAACAAGTTTAAGCTCAAGCACGCTTGTTGGCCTTAACCACTTGGGGTTGGATAAGGATTAATctgaaattttatgtgatttggtGTCTATGTAAAATCAACTTGATTTtagaataatattaatataaaattgttaTGATACTTGCCGTCATTGGTCCAAAATCCAAATGGGATTGGGCCGGATTCTATCGAGTTCGTGCATCGAGTTTGCAAACCGAGCTCGCATAATGATAGGTGTTTGCAGGATGGGTACCTACATTCTCCTTCGAAGCCACACGTGAGATCGCATATGAGACCGCATAAACATATGTTAGGTCTAGAGTAGGATACATGTTAATATGCATGAAACTTATCTAATATGTTATATCAATGAATAGTACTTATATCATATTAAATAGAGAACTATTTAAggaatatagaaaaaaaatactcAACAAAAATAATTAGTCTTAACAACATGTGAATAACcctaaataaaaagaaagataaatagaaaaaaaaaacataatgaaaattgcGACCTCTGGTTGTTTCATGTTAGTATAATAGCTAAATCAGCAGATTTGGGCTCCTTTGACCAGGTAGTCAAAGAAGAATTTGGAGAATACATAAGACAAGGAGATGGAAAATGAAATGTAACTATCTACACTAGGAAACAAGAAAGCAATAGAATAGAGTGTAAGTTTAAAGGAGGGGAGGCCGAAATTTCTTGGTGTGTGGGATTTTGTAAATTATTACTACATCACAGCGTGTATGACTGAAATTACATATATGTTTGAATATTGTTCTTCGCTGACTGTATCCCATATTCAGTTATTAAACTAATACACTCCTTTTGCTTCGCAACTTGTTTTCTCCTAAAccttaaaaataaagaaaaacatggtttaaaattacttatagttttattatttatagtttttttctaactcataaataaaaaaataatactattttaaCTTACGATTCTTCTACATTAAAAATACACAGATTAAAAGTTAATTTATGTAGTAGTTGACAAAAAATAATCTTATATTACACCACTCTATTTCCTCGGAAGCGGGAATATGTAGTGTTGGAAGAAGAGAAACCACATACTTGTTCTATAATTAACATCAATCGTCGTATATGCTTTTAAGAGCCGAGGCCACATCAGAATTTACTCACACTTAGCTATGGGTTAAAGAAAAGAGATTGGTCGCTGGGTGTTCCATCCAAATGTTTATTAATGTTGTGGGGGGTAATACATGGCGCTCTGTGCTTTCCAACAAGACCGCTGTCCTTGTCTTAATTTCCCTTCCTTTAAAAGCagcttaataatattattattaataatacaCCAACTGTATATATATTAAGACCTAATCTTTCCGATTCGtggctttgaatttttttttttaaggaatGAAATGCAACTTGCTTTGTATTTTCCCTTCACATTAAAAAAATGGAAGTTGACTTTGCTGCAAATACCAAGAAACTCTCTTCAACGACATAGCAACACTATTACTAATCAGCAGGTTCGTGGAGTTTGAGCATTGAAACTAAggaataaagaaaaacaaaaaaagaaagaaatagtttATCTAACAAGGTGGAGAAATAATATTGCAGCACGAAACCTCATACAcgtatgtatatatttggataaatATGAATTAGCCAAAGTAAAAGCCTTTCCCTTGCCTGCTGCTGTGTAAGTGAGATAAAATCTGGTTGACTTTTAAGACTAAAAATGTAGGCTTGTAATTTTCCAATAACTTTGATCAATTTAACCTCGTTTTCCTTTGCAGTATATATTCATGCAAGAGTTGGAAATGTTAGTCAAAATGTGATGAGTGaaaacaatattatatatattaattgaaaaaaaaaatggaaaggctAACCTTGAAGGGAATGCTACTTTAGGAGCATGCCAAGAGTGTGCAGGAAGCGAAGCGATGGCAGGGCAGGCACACGCGAGATCCTACAAGTATATATGTTAAgtgtatattattattaattatggaTGTAATCATAGAGGTGCTGTGGTGTGTGTGAGTGATGCTATATTATTTTTGAATGATATACAGTGATCAGATAGAGAGCCATAGCTAGGCGTTTTATTGGAGTAATAGAATAAAGGGTTTGCTTTCTTGTTGTGGCTTGTTAGGTTTCAGTTTAGTCGAgcaaaagtaaaaagtaaaaaggaTAATGTTGGGTGGCTAGTTGAGTTTAAAATGCAAAATGGGCGAGGTGTTTGGTGAAAGGGTCTTTAATTTTGGGGGGTTTTGTCTGGCTTCGACGACACAACCTTTAAAATCTGCGCCAAAGAGCATTTACTTCCCTCCTTCCTTGATTTTGCCAGTTTGAACCAATTTAATGCTCTGATCTGATATCTCTCTTACAGTCCTCCCTCCATTTTACTATAACCCAACAACGCCTTCTTCATCTCCACTCATCTCTTAGTCGCTGTCCATACGACCCTAGTTACTACACGTCACATGCACTTCATCCTCATCTACTTCAACAACCTTCCTTCTTTTGTTACtagcttttcttttttgttgGCGGCGTCATCGATGGCTTCGCCACCTGCGTTGTTAGGCGTTATGGGAGGAGCTGTCACGGCAGCCGAAAATAATGCCACTTTACCCTCGcatccttcttcttcttcgacTGAGAACGTGAAGCCGAGTATAATTATAATAGTTTCTATATTTTCCATTACGGTGATTGTTTCCGTATGTATTTGTCTTCTCCTTCGCCACCTCAATCGCCGTTGCTTGCGTCACCTCTCTCCTTCATCTACGTCCACTATCACCGCTTCTTCTGCCCACCGTGTCAGTCCCGAACAATCATCACCACCGACAACTTCGTTGCTTGATTCGCTTCCTTTGTTCACATTCTCTTCAATTACTAGCCGCACCAACAAGGATTCAACCGTTTCCGGAGATTGCGCGGTTTGTTTGTCCAAATTTAAACCGATGGATCAACTCAGGCTTCTCCCTCTTTGTTGCCATGCGTTCCATGCTCAATGCATTGATACTTGGCTCACTTCAAACAAAACTTGCCCTCTATGTCGCTCACCTCTCTTAGCTTCCGATTCCGATCTCATAAAGCTTTCGCTTCAGTTTTCTAACGTATCCGCCGTGATCGGGGCTGGCGGCAGCGACAGTTTCCGGCTGGAGATTGGCTCCATCAGTGGCCGTCAACCAGGCTCCGAATCTGTTGAACGGGGAAGATCTTATTCCGTTGGCTCTTTCGATTATATCGTGGAGGAAGAATCAGAGATTACTAGGAATCAAACGCATCGGAGAAACTTGTCCGATAAGGAAGAACTTGGAGGAGCTGAGCCAGCTTTGGAAGCGAGCCTCGCCGGGGAAGTTGCTAATGAGAGGAGTTGGCTTAAGGACTACGTGGATAGGCTATCTTCTTCCTTATCGTCTCGTACCATGTCGTTTTGCAGCTCAGGTAGGTTCTTCACCGGAAGCAGTCGCCGAAGCGAAATCTCCGGCGCCACGGAAGATTGTGACGTGGAAGCCAATTGCATAGGTGAGGAGATCAGTGAAATATTTCGTTGGTTCTCAGGGGTATGACGTAGGTAACGGCATTTCTGCATTTTCAGCTTTCACGGTTTGACCAGTTACTTCACACAATCACACTATTTTTGCTCCTTCCACTCTGTTCCTAATGAAACTTACGACAGAGAGTTAATGTTCAGAAATGGAGTGGACATAGCAAATTTTTTGAGTGTTGCCTGCCTCCTTTTTACCATTATATCccgctgtaaatattaaataaagtagTTGAAAGAATACAAATAGTTTCAACAGAATGTAATCCACGGTGATATTTTAGTAGACAATGCGTTAAAATTGCTTTTGACCGTCAAAACCTTATGGGAAATCAAGTTCCAAGACAAACCTGTAGTAACCAAATTGAAGACTTATGTTATccgtattattattaaatttaattttagaaattccGAATCTGATTTTCGATATTCAATTGCTTCATTAAAAGTAATGTATGAATGAGACCATTAGAAGAAAATAGTGCCTACTGGAACTGAACAACCAGATACCACCTGACCATCTCGCTCCCGCAGGCTCAATTGTTGAATATAAAAGGGAGAAGACAAACTTAACATGCAGGGTTTGGATTTGGGATTAACTATGAAGCTCCATAAAGGCCTACAAAACATGGGAATTGGGCAAAAAAAGGGAAATGAAGCTGTAAATTCAGCTGCAAGATTTCACATCAGCCTCTAACTAGGATAATCATATGATTAGAAAAAGAAATTCTGAACAAAAACAATGATAGGATGACAGAAGATGAGTTAAAATTCGAAAAGGCGCAATTCTATCATCCCTTCCTTCCTCTTTGGAGAATACCAAGCTACAACTTTTCCGGAACGCAGAAGCCTCAACGAGTAGCTCAAGCTGTATATGACATCTTCGATATGAGGGCCTAGTTTCCCAGCTTTAGAATCGAGCAGCAACTTTGAATCCACTCGAAACACTATTGGCCCTGCAACCTGCATATCCCAAAATGTGGAACTCTTTTAAGTAAATATATACCATGCCATGTGAGATCTGTATGCAATAATTAACTTAATCCAATATTGGTTTCAACAGTTTCCTAGAAACTTGCAATTGAATCATCATTTCATCGACCTCCCGTAACAGTTCATGAGGCCCCTCTATAAATTCCCTTTCAAAAGTACATCTCAACTGACACGAACCAGGTTAATACGTGCTAACGTGTTCAATTCTAAAGCTTGTTCATCAAGAACTCCATAAGAGTATGCAAGAAACTTGTGACCAAAAACAGCTAATAAAATCCACTATCAATGCCATGTTTtcatttaaaaagaaagaaaaagagtaacAATCAAGCAAGGGGTATGGACAAAATTACCTGTTGTTGAAATATCAAATTTAGTCTGGGGGATGATAGAGATTTGTTTGCACTAGAACTCTGGAAAATTCTTTTGGCAAAAGATGAGAGTGAAGATAAGTCCAAACGAGCATCAACTCGAGTTAGATCGAAATATAGCTTACGAAACTGCCCATGCTGAAAAGTATAGCAAGCTGAACCGAAGAAATCCGCACTCAAAGGACTTCTCTTGTTATTGGTTGTAGGTATGTTATCCTCGCTCTGTGATTCAACATTTCTGGAGCCTTTCCCAAACCAGGCCGCACATGTGCCTCCTAGAATAAGATTAAGAAGGAAGAAAACAATAACTCAAAAAAGAAGCCTTCTCCAAAACAAACCAAAAGTAGCAAAAAAATGAAACTTTTGGAATCACTAGTCTGAATAACTTGTTTCTCGATGCTGTTGGCTCTTCCAACAAGCAAGCAATAACGAAGGAATACCGATTTCCTTCAAGGTTTTGGTCTGATAGCATaatctaaaatataatatgatCTAAAGCAATAGAAGAGGATACCATAAAATGGTGGTATTGGTACTACTAGTATTACTGCATTGAGTGCAAAAATTGACAAGATCACTAGAGGGCAAGTTGGGAAAGTCAAGcaagaaaagtaaaaaaaccaTACCCTGCAATACAGAAAACATACCTATAATTCCAGATATAGCAGCATGGGGTTCTCTAAGACGAACATCATATGATGGTCGCCAATATGAACCTTTGTCTGTCTTTATGATAAGATCCTCTTTTGTCTCCTTTTGCCTCCAAATATCCTTCCTCTTCTGATAGGAAAATGCAGCCTTTGCGCATAACCCTGGCATTAAAGCAGAAGGTGCCTCACCGTCAAGTGCATTGAAAGCCTGGGGATGGCCACTGTTTTTGTGTATGCCAAAATGATATTGCAACCCCGAGTCAGAAGGAAGAGAAGACATGTCTAAGGATATTGATTCTGGAACCTCCCAATATTTTCCTTTATGGTCCATAAAAAGCTCAGGCCATGCAGCATCTAATGTGATATCGTGATCAGGAAG
It encodes the following:
- the LOC121210877 gene encoding E3 ubiquitin-protein ligase ATL4, whose product is MHFILIYFNNLPSFVTSFSFLLAASSMASPPALLGVMGGAVTAAENNATLPSHPSSSSTENVKPSIIIIVSIFSITVIVSVCICLLLRHLNRRCLRHLSPSSTSTITASSAHRVSPEQSSPPTTSLLDSLPLFTFSSITSRTNKDSTVSGDCAVCLSKFKPMDQLRLLPLCCHAFHAQCIDTWLTSNKTCPLCRSPLLASDSDLIKLSLQFSNVSAVIGAGGSDSFRLEIGSISGRQPGSESVERGRSYSVGSFDYIVEEESEITRNQTHRRNLSDKEELGGAEPALEASLAGEVANERSWLKDYVDRLSSSLSSRTMSFCSSGRFFTGSSRRSEISGATEDCDVEANCIGEEISEIFRWFSGV
- the LOC121210876 gene encoding protein TRIGALACTOSYLDIACYLGLYCEROL 4, chloroplastic; its protein translation is MANLESAIDSAFWDQSISSPQTLDGSAKSVPGEPFPLDGARASKALRIQQLSFLRNGFPLGIIPSVSPPSQKDLGSFSLQTLLLRPSTSNWWFGLIGQFRPKKLISAIKTELQSADELELPVFRDAAKHFLDKSLYSVALATQLSLSPSTSLLWSTERQGEKKGYRNKFKIYHQLPDHDITLDAAWPELFMDHKGKYWEVPESISLDMSSLPSDSGLQYHFGIHKNSGHPQAFNALDGEAPSALMPGLCAKAAFSYQKRKDIWRQKETKEDLIIKTDKGSYWRPSYDVRLREPHAAISGIIGGTCAAWFGKGSRNVESQSEDNIPTTNNKRSPLSADFFGSACYTFQHGQFRKLYFDLTRVDARLDLSSLSSFAKRIFQSSSANKSLSSPRLNLIFQQQVAGPIVFRVDSKLLLDSKAGKLGPHIEDVIYSLSYSLRLLRSGKVVAWYSPKRKEGMIELRLFEF